In Mugil cephalus isolate CIBA_MC_2020 chromosome 20, CIBA_Mcephalus_1.1, whole genome shotgun sequence, the following are encoded in one genomic region:
- the LOC124997412 gene encoding dual specificity protein phosphatase 3-like: protein MKNKHSQQVKTTSAPKRFDMSSFEVSLQQLNDLLTDESGFYSWPTKHFHEVYQRIYVGNAFVATNVMRLKRLGITHILNAAEGNSFMHVNTSAEFYAGTGIIYHGIPASDTDHFDISVYFEEAADFIEKALAYKNGKGRVYVHCREGYSRSPTLVIAYLMLRQSMNIHAALATVRHRREIGPNDGFLRQLCRLNQRLASEGKLWNK, encoded by the exons ATGAAGAATAAACACAGCCAGCAGGTGAAGACAACCTCGGCTCCAAAACGCTTCGACATGTCCAGCTTCGAGGTTTCTCTCCAGCAACTCAACGATCTGTTGACGGACGAAAGCGGCTTCTACAGCTGGCCGACAAAACACTTCCACGAGGTTTACCAGAGGATCTACGTGGGCAATGC ATTCGTGGCGACGAACGTGATGCGCCTGAAGCGTCTGGGCATCACCCACATCCTGAACGCGGCGGAGGGCAACTCCTTCATGCACGTCAACACCAGCGCCGAGTTCTACGCCGGCACGGGCATCATCTACCACGGCATCCCGGCCAGCGACACCGACCACTTCGACATCAGTGTTTACTTTGAGGAGGCGGCGGACTTCATCGAGAAGGCGCTAGCATACAAGAATGGAAAAG GCAGGGTGTACGTTCACTGCAGGGAGGGCTACAGCCGCTCGCCCACCCTAGTCATCGCCTACCTGATGCTGCGCCAAAGCATGAACATCCACGCCGCCCTGGCCACGGTGCGGCACAGGAGAGAGATCGGCCCCAACGACGGCTTCCTGCGGCAGCTCTGCCGGCTAAACCAGAGGCTGGCGTCGGAGGGGAAGCTGTGGAACAAATGA
- the zgc:171844 gene encoding bMERB domain-containing protein 1 isoform X1, translating to MEKGRKSPQLYGALEKTQMGEATAKPAEDVVSMADSTITIEDIEGELFRIERIRDILVRRESELRYMMDDIQLCKEITRLKQELQKLVSIPDKDKTKEDREREEELLQQINKLVETRDFLVDDVEFERLREREEDREMAAFLQSKFPKALATKGTLEDQKVASKAQQTSAPLITKTGLTLLKECCGFTCSIM from the exons atggaaaaagggagaaaatccccGCAACTGTACGGCGCGCTGGAAAAGACGCAAATGGGGGAAGCGACGGCGAAACCAG CAGAAGATGTCGTTTCAATGGCCGACTCCACGATTACGATCGAGGACATCGAAGGAGAGCTGTTCAGGATCGAGCGGATACGAGACATCCTCGTACGGAGGGAATCAGAGCTGAGATACAT GATGGATGACATCCAGCTCTGCAAAGAAATCACAAGGCTGAAGCAGGAGCTGCAGAAGCTTGTCTCAATACCAG acaaagacaagaccaaagaggaccgggagagggaggaggagctgctgcagcagatcaacaagctggtggagaccaGAGACTTCCTGGTGGATGATGTGGAGTTTGAAAGACTTAG ggaaagagaggaagacagagaaatGGCAGCCTTCTTACAGTCCAAATTCCCCAAAGCTTTGGCCACGAAAG GCACCTTGGAGGATCAAAAGGTGGCCTCCAAAGCCCAGCAGACATCAGCACCGTTAATAACTAAAACAGGACTTACTCTGCTGAAGGAATGCTGCGGCTTCACCTGCTCCATCATGTAA
- the zgc:171844 gene encoding bMERB domain-containing protein 1 isoform X2, translating to MEKGRKSPQLYGALEKTQMGEATAKPEDVVSMADSTITIEDIEGELFRIERIRDILVRRESELRYMMDDIQLCKEITRLKQELQKLVSIPDKDKTKEDREREEELLQQINKLVETRDFLVDDVEFERLREREEDREMAAFLQSKFPKALATKGTLEDQKVASKAQQTSAPLITKTGLTLLKECCGFTCSIM from the exons atggaaaaagggagaaaatccccGCAACTGTACGGCGCGCTGGAAAAGACGCAAATGGGGGAAGCGACGGCGAAACCAG AAGATGTCGTTTCAATGGCCGACTCCACGATTACGATCGAGGACATCGAAGGAGAGCTGTTCAGGATCGAGCGGATACGAGACATCCTCGTACGGAGGGAATCAGAGCTGAGATACAT GATGGATGACATCCAGCTCTGCAAAGAAATCACAAGGCTGAAGCAGGAGCTGCAGAAGCTTGTCTCAATACCAG acaaagacaagaccaaagaggaccgggagagggaggaggagctgctgcagcagatcaacaagctggtggagaccaGAGACTTCCTGGTGGATGATGTGGAGTTTGAAAGACTTAG ggaaagagaggaagacagagaaatGGCAGCCTTCTTACAGTCCAAATTCCCCAAAGCTTTGGCCACGAAAG GCACCTTGGAGGATCAAAAGGTGGCCTCCAAAGCCCAGCAGACATCAGCACCGTTAATAACTAAAACAGGACTTACTCTGCTGAAGGAATGCTGCGGCTTCACCTGCTCCATCATGTAA